One genomic segment of Mesoterricola silvestris includes these proteins:
- a CDS encoding anthranilate synthase component I family protein: protein MTPPTSTSCPPAAAPLVISFPADLTTPVRAFLALTEPGQDAYLLESVTGGESQARFSFIGLDASEVFEAGTEAALVRDGVREALPGHPLAALEAWAAALRVETPEIPVPFLGGAVGWADFSAFALAEPVLEASFPGARAPRLRFGRFASGLVLDHLKQQGYLYHFPSGGDGEARLGELAARLEGALPERPGAPVFVTTRTPDRARFERNFRAAQEAILAGDAYQIVLSEPFEGRIEGDAFEVYRRLRRLNPSPYHFFVSLGGRQLVGASPEMLVRVEGSRVATVPIAGTRRRTGDPVEDGRLAAELKADPKELAEHAMLVDLSRNDLGRVCAHGSVTVPVREQVEQFSHVMHLISEVHGSLRPELRPLDALWSTFPAGTLSGAPKIRATQVLSALEGEDRGAYGGGVGILDRTGNLEIAITIRSLEIQDGVARFRAGAGIVADSVEASEWAEIHAKAGVLLSALGVEVKR, encoded by the coding sequence ATGACACCTCCAACCTCCACATCCTGTCCTCCGGCGGCCGCGCCCCTGGTGATCTCCTTCCCGGCGGATCTCACGACCCCGGTGCGGGCCTTCCTGGCCCTCACGGAGCCGGGGCAGGACGCCTACCTCCTGGAATCCGTCACGGGGGGGGAGTCCCAGGCGCGCTTCTCCTTCATCGGGCTGGACGCGTCGGAGGTCTTCGAGGCGGGCACGGAGGCGGCCCTGGTGAGGGACGGCGTCCGGGAGGCCTTGCCGGGGCATCCCCTGGCGGCCCTGGAGGCCTGGGCCGCGGCCCTGCGGGTGGAGACGCCGGAGATCCCGGTGCCCTTCCTGGGGGGCGCGGTGGGGTGGGCGGACTTCAGCGCCTTCGCCCTGGCCGAGCCGGTGCTGGAGGCCTCGTTCCCCGGGGCCCGGGCGCCCCGGCTGCGCTTCGGGCGCTTCGCCTCGGGCCTGGTGCTGGACCACCTGAAGCAGCAGGGCTACCTCTACCACTTCCCCTCGGGCGGGGACGGCGAGGCCCGGCTGGGGGAACTCGCGGCCCGCCTGGAAGGGGCCCTGCCCGAACGGCCCGGGGCGCCGGTCTTCGTGACCACCCGCACCCCGGACCGGGCGCGCTTCGAGCGGAACTTCAGGGCCGCCCAGGAGGCCATCCTCGCCGGGGACGCCTACCAGATCGTGCTGAGCGAGCCCTTCGAGGGGCGCATCGAGGGGGACGCCTTCGAGGTGTACCGGCGCCTGCGGCGCCTGAACCCCTCCCCCTACCACTTCTTCGTGTCGCTGGGGGGGCGGCAGCTGGTGGGCGCCTCGCCCGAGATGCTGGTGCGGGTGGAGGGTTCCCGGGTGGCCACCGTGCCCATCGCCGGCACCCGGCGGCGCACCGGGGATCCGGTGGAGGACGGGCGCCTCGCCGCCGAGCTCAAGGCCGACCCCAAGGAGCTGGCGGAGCACGCCATGCTGGTGGACCTCTCCCGCAACGACCTGGGCCGGGTCTGCGCCCACGGCTCGGTGACCGTGCCCGTGCGCGAGCAGGTGGAGCAGTTCAGCCACGTCATGCACCTCATCTCCGAAGTGCACGGCAGCCTGCGCCCGGAGCTGCGGCCCCTGGACGCCCTGTGGAGCACCTTCCCCGCGGGCACGCTGAGCGGCGCCCCCAAGATCCGCGCCACCCAGGTCCTCTCCGCCCTGGAGGGCGAGGACCGGGGCGCCTACGGGGGCGGCGTGGGGATCCTGGACCGCACCGGGAACCTGGAGATCGCCATCACCATCCGCAGCCTGGAGATCCAGGACGGCGTCGCGCGGTTCCGCGCCGGGGCCGGCATCGTGGCGGATTCGGTGGAGGCCTCGGAATGGGCGGAGATCCACGCCAAGGCCGGCGTGCTCCTTTCGGCGCTGGGCGTGGAGGTGAAGCGATGA
- the xdhA gene encoding xanthine dehydrogenase molybdenum-binding subunit XdhA → MGMKIVGKGVQRLDAVAKVTGRARYSEDFFERDMLVGKVLRSPHAHAKVLRVDASRARALPGVEAVLVPGDPSWRPFGTAGHPWSLDPHHRDAQDRQILTDKARFVGDAVAAVVAVDLLTAQKALGLIDVEYEVLPFVLTPEEAMAEGAPLIHEGRDRNVLSDFGVGFGDLEAEFAKADRVFEGHFETSVVQHCHIENHNAFAFVDTDGRIVINSSTQIPHIVRRVVAQALDLPWGRVQVIKPFIGGGFGAKQDVVVEPLVAAMTLAVGGRPVRYALTREEVFIDSRTRHAFKMDLRTAVSKNGELKAIGIRLLSNSGAYASHGHSIAMAGGGNFRSLYKLDAVKFEPRTVTTNLPVAGAMRGYGSPQVFFALESHLEDIARALRLDPTELRLKNLIGVGYTDPLTGITVRSMGVPECIEKGKALIRWDEKRKANAQQTGDLRRGVGMACFSYASGTFPFSQEISGARVVMNQDGSITLQVGATEIGQGSDTAFAQMAAEILGIRFDMVHVVSSQDTDVTPFDPGSYASRQTSICGVAVRKAALEARDRVLAIASRKCGLDPAELDIQDCLIVEKALGREICTLEEVAMDSYYDRLHADPIRADVSANVRNSAIAYGATFVEVEVDLLTGKVEVLELYNIHDSGRIINPKLAEGQVHGGVSMALGAALLEQLLVDPATGRTLNNNLLDYKLPTILDTPKINAAFVETCDAGGSFGAKALGECPVISPGPAIRNAVLDATGVAFDKLPLYPQAVFEKFREAGVLGAEALAR, encoded by the coding sequence ATGGGCATGAAAATCGTGGGCAAGGGGGTCCAGCGCCTGGACGCGGTCGCCAAGGTCACGGGCAGGGCCCGCTATTCCGAGGATTTCTTCGAGCGCGACATGCTGGTGGGCAAGGTGCTGCGCAGCCCCCACGCCCATGCGAAGGTGCTGCGGGTGGACGCCTCCCGGGCCCGGGCGCTGCCCGGGGTCGAGGCGGTCCTGGTGCCCGGGGATCCCTCCTGGAGGCCCTTCGGCACCGCCGGCCACCCCTGGTCCCTGGATCCCCACCACCGGGACGCCCAGGACCGGCAGATCCTCACGGACAAGGCCCGCTTCGTGGGCGACGCCGTGGCCGCCGTGGTGGCCGTGGACCTCCTCACCGCCCAGAAGGCGCTGGGCCTCATCGACGTGGAGTACGAGGTCCTCCCCTTCGTCCTGACCCCCGAGGAAGCCATGGCCGAGGGCGCGCCCCTCATCCACGAGGGCCGTGACCGCAACGTCCTCAGCGATTTCGGCGTGGGCTTCGGCGACCTGGAGGCGGAGTTCGCCAAGGCCGACCGCGTCTTCGAGGGGCACTTCGAGACCAGCGTCGTGCAGCACTGCCACATCGAGAACCACAACGCCTTCGCCTTCGTGGACACCGACGGGCGCATCGTCATCAATTCCTCCACCCAGATCCCGCACATCGTGCGCCGGGTGGTGGCCCAGGCCCTGGACCTGCCCTGGGGGCGGGTGCAGGTGATCAAGCCCTTCATCGGCGGCGGCTTCGGCGCCAAGCAGGACGTGGTGGTGGAGCCGCTGGTGGCCGCCATGACCCTGGCCGTGGGCGGGCGCCCCGTGCGCTACGCCCTCACCCGGGAGGAGGTCTTCATCGACTCCCGCACCCGCCACGCCTTCAAGATGGACCTGAGGACCGCGGTATCGAAGAACGGCGAGCTCAAGGCCATCGGCATCCGGCTCCTCTCCAATTCCGGCGCCTACGCCTCCCACGGCCACTCCATCGCCATGGCCGGGGGCGGCAACTTCCGCTCCCTGTACAAGCTCGACGCCGTGAAGTTCGAGCCCAGGACCGTCACCACCAACCTGCCGGTGGCCGGGGCCATGCGCGGCTACGGCTCGCCCCAGGTATTTTTCGCCCTGGAAAGCCACCTGGAGGACATCGCCCGGGCCCTCCGGCTCGACCCCACGGAGCTCCGCCTGAAGAACCTCATCGGCGTGGGCTACACCGATCCCCTCACCGGCATCACCGTGCGCTCCATGGGCGTGCCGGAGTGCATCGAGAAGGGCAAGGCCCTGATCCGCTGGGACGAGAAGAGGAAGGCCAACGCCCAGCAGACCGGGGACCTCCGCCGGGGCGTGGGCATGGCCTGCTTCAGCTACGCCTCGGGCACCTTCCCCTTCAGCCAGGAGATCAGCGGAGCCCGCGTCGTCATGAACCAGGACGGCTCCATCACCCTGCAGGTGGGCGCCACCGAGATCGGCCAGGGCAGCGACACCGCCTTCGCCCAGATGGCCGCCGAGATCCTGGGCATCCGCTTCGACATGGTCCACGTGGTCTCCTCCCAGGACACGGACGTCACCCCCTTCGACCCGGGTTCGTACGCCTCCCGTCAGACCAGCATCTGCGGCGTGGCCGTGCGCAAGGCGGCCCTGGAGGCCCGGGACAGGGTCCTGGCGATCGCCTCCCGCAAGTGCGGCCTGGACCCCGCCGAACTGGACATCCAGGACTGCCTCATCGTGGAGAAGGCCCTGGGCCGGGAGATCTGCACCCTCGAGGAGGTGGCCATGGACTCCTACTACGACCGCCTCCACGCCGACCCCATCCGCGCCGACGTCTCCGCCAACGTGCGCAACAGCGCCATCGCCTACGGCGCCACCTTCGTGGAAGTTGAGGTGGACCTGCTCACCGGCAAGGTGGAGGTGCTGGAGCTCTACAACATCCACGACTCCGGCCGCATCATCAACCCCAAGCTGGCCGAGGGCCAGGTCCACGGCGGCGTGAGCATGGCCCTGGGCGCCGCCCTCCTGGAGCAGCTCCTGGTGGACCCCGCCACCGGCAGGACCCTCAACAACAACCTCCTGGACTACAAGCTCCCCACCATCCTCGACACCCCGAAGATCAACGCCGCCTTCGTGGAGACCTGCGACGCCGGGGGCTCCTTCGGCGCCAAGGCCCTGGGCGAATGCCCCGTCATCTCCCCAGGCCCCGCCATCCGCAACGCCGTCCTGGACGCCACGGGCGTCGCCTTCGACAAGCTGCCCCTCTATCCCCAGGCGGTCTTCGAGAAGTTCAGGGAGGCGGGTGTCCTTGGCGCGGAGGCCTTGGCGCGCTGA
- a CDS encoding type II toxin-antitoxin system RelE/ParE family toxin translates to MVKRLSVRWSRKALDALDEGLGFIAQFDPEAAHQLQVSILSALEHVRELPQSARMVPEEGDPRIREVLREPFRIMYEIHPKELRVLVVRRMERAPVEREDLE, encoded by the coding sequence ATGGTGAAGCGCCTTTCGGTCCGCTGGTCCCGGAAAGCGCTCGACGCGTTGGATGAGGGACTGGGCTTCATCGCGCAGTTCGACCCGGAAGCGGCGCACCAGCTCCAGGTCTCGATCCTGAGCGCGTTGGAGCACGTCCGGGAGCTTCCCCAGTCGGCCCGCATGGTGCCGGAAGAAGGGGATCCCCGGATTCGGGAAGTTCTGCGGGAGCCGTTCCGGATCATGTATGAAATCCATCCGAAGGAACTCCGCGTTCTCGTGGTCCGGAGAATGGAGCGCGCGCCGGTGGAGCGGGAGGATCTGGAATAG